In Ptiloglossa arizonensis isolate GNS036 chromosome 6, iyPtiAriz1_principal, whole genome shotgun sequence, the DNA window TTTTTAACATTATTAGAACTGTAACAATTATAAATGTTGTACATGTTACAGAAACAGGTGGATTGTTCAATTTAGCTGTTCGTTTAATGCAGCTATTTTCAGACTGTAAAGAAGATTTTACACCCTTAGCAGGAATCTTAGGGCTTTACTTCCAAATTCGCGACGATTATTGTAATTTACATCTTCAAGAGGTAAGTGTTATTTAGTAAATATGTTAATATTtcagtatataataataattttttcagtATGCCGAGAATAAAAGTTACTGCGAAGATTTGTCAgaaggaaaatttaattttcctatTATACATGCTATACGATGTCATCCTGAAGATAGACAGTTAATGAGTATCCTTTATTTcaatataaataattgtaattgaGTCATATTTATCTAAATAAAGATCATGTTATACCTTAATATTAGTAAATAAAGATATTTTGAGACAACGGACAAAGGACATTGAGGTAAAACGATATTGTGTTAATCTATTGGAAAAGTTTGGGTCCTTTACTTACACAAGAACTGTACTTGAAGAATTAGATAAAAAGGCAAGAGACGAAGTTCAACGTTTAGGAGGAAATCCTTTATTAGTGCAAGTTTTAGATGAATTAATGAACTGGAAGCATTCAGATGCTCAGCAAGATACTAGAAAACATACATGttaaattttgttacatttttctgTACTTTAGATATGCTGTACATATCTAACTTAtgtatatttgatatttttgttACGTATGTGTTgtgaattttgaatattcattTTCCATAACATAACATTTCTAAGGGAACAATAATATAGAAAcgagtttcatttattttatttggcaCATAGTATAAATTATAGATAACTCAATGCCCTTTAAAATGCGTACGCTCAATGATTATTATGAGCTGAGTTGTGTCTGCATATTatcaaatagtagttattgtgcaGAGCATGCAAtattaaagtaattattttagTTAAGAGTGTAATTTTGAATCTGCAGGAACGTAAATATAATAGCATAACTATTATATTagcataacttttttaatatttctttatatgtaatattcttaatttaatattgaaatgtTTTGTAACATGTtctagaacaaattttttttttaaggtaaCAGTGATATACCcaattttactaatttttcagaaatagtacaaatataggctgttttttcttttaattacaaaataaaaatttaaagagctttttttaaaaattttttatatattttgtaataaagtATTTTAAAGTTTGTTGAATGACTTTGTAATAGGGGGATATTTAAAGtggaattataaaaattaaaacgcaACCTTATTTGTAACAAACATTCTATTTGAATAAACTCTTGCATTTTTGCAAAAGTATTGCAGTAACTGCCATGCATGTACAATAATTGAGTATAATGTATGTTGTAAAATTTAACTTCAATGTCGCATATGTTAAAATTTTACTACTGATTGGAACAACATGTCATTATACATTGTACGAACTCACAATGTGATACAACATGTATTGTATACAACGTACTAAACCAAttgtaatgaataaatatatcATCAGCATATTTAAGAAAAACATTTATAATTGTTTTCATTGATGACAATCTGTTCTATTTTTTCCAACATACACCGCAACTGTCTTTATGACAGCATATTCAAAAGCTCAATACTTCTAGACTAGATGGCATAAGGAGTACATTACATGTGCGTAGCAAATGGAGATAAAGTCTAATTAGGGGCGTTCAGGTGAATGACTTGTTTTGATCCAGGATGATACGTTACCTTCATTACGATGATCCCTGGGACGGGTAACAGAAGTCCACCTTAGCAAGGACGGAGTAATTCGAGTGGCAACAGTAAAGACAGTTGACGGTAGATACAAAAGAACTGTTAAAAAGCTTTGTGTTTTATCGATTGAATCGGTATCGTAAAGGGGTGATAAATAGTTATACATTTAGTGACAAACAATACCTTTACTAATAGGTTCGTATTGTGAGCTTTGTGTGTTTATatgtgattattattattttaatgttcAGCATTATATACCAATTTAGACAATTTTGTATCaccttttcaaaattatatctTACACTTagatttatcgaatatttagTACTTAAGATCCGATAGCGCAAGTTATGACACGCTTATTATTTGTTAGTATGACTTTGTATTAAAGCTAGCAGttcattttattttgttatGAAATCAATTGAACATAGCCGTTCAAGGGGGCTGGTATGTTCCGTTCTCAACGGAATATGCAAGCGAGTTTTGGGGAACGACTAGATGGGTGTCGAATTGTGGCTCCTTTTAAATAGTTTTACGGCACGTGTTTAGATGCGACAATATCCAATCGCCGCAACCGGGACAGTAGTCTAATTTATTAATCTCCAAATCAGCGCCGAATACTCACAGAATCGAATTTTACTAGGCTGTCGACTTCACTTGTACTTGTCTTGGTGACAAAGGTGACGTCTTCGAGAAAGGGCAGGGTAAAGTCGAGGCCAATGATAGCCCAATTATCAATGTATTTTG includes these proteins:
- the LOC143147820 gene encoding terpene synthase-like isoform X1: MEQKQNIPYSQCGDKEEDEILLEPFSYILQVPGKQIRTKLVRAFNYWLKIPQDKLLAVGDIVQILHTSSLLIDDIQDNSVLRRGIPVAHNIYGTASTINAANYGTFIALERVLALRHSESTQVYVEQLLELHRGQGMEIYWRDNYICPSETAYKQMTIQKTGGLFNLAVRLMQLFSDCKEDFTPLAGILGLYFQIRDDYCNLHLQEYAENKSYCEDLSEGKFNFPIIHAIRCHPEDRQLMINKDILRQRTKDIEVKRYCVNLLEKFGSFTYTRTVLEELDKKARDEVQRLGGNPLLVQVLDELMNWKHSDAQQDTRKHTC
- the LOC143147820 gene encoding terpene synthase-like isoform X3, which gives rise to MEQKQNIPYSQCGDKEEDEILLEPFSYILQVPGKQIRTKLVRAFNYWLKIPQDKLLAVGDIVQILHTSSLLIDDIQDNSVLRRGIPVAHNIYGTASTINAANYGTFIALERVLALRHSELLELHRGQGMEIYWRDNYICPSETAYKQMTIQKTGGLFNLAVRLMQLFSDCKEDFTPLAGILGLYFQIRDDYCNLHLQEYAENKSYCEDLSEGKFNFPIIHAIRCHPEDRQLMINKDILRQRTKDIEVKRYCVNLLEKFGSFTYTRTVLEELDKKARDEVQRLGGNPLLVQVLDELMNWKHSDAQQDTRKHTC
- the LOC143147820 gene encoding terpene synthase-like isoform X2, which codes for MEQKQNIPYSQCGDKEEDEILLEPFSYILQVPGKQIRTKLVRAFNYWLKIPQDKLLAVGDIVQILHTSSLLIDDIQDNSVLRRGIPVAHNIYGTASTINAANYGTFIALERVLALRHSESTQVYVEQLLELHRGQGMEIYWRDNYICPSETAYKQMTIQKTGGLFNLAVRLMQLFSDCKEDFTPLAGILGLYFQIRDDYCNLHLQEYAENKSYCEDLSEGKFNFPIIHAIRCHPEDRQLMNILRQRTKDIEVKRYCVNLLEKFGSFTYTRTVLEELDKKARDEVQRLGGNPLLVQVLDELMNWKHSDAQQDTRKHTC